One Ignavibacteria bacterium genomic window carries:
- a CDS encoding type II toxin-antitoxin system VapC family toxin — MILIDTDVMVDILREYPHAVKWLRSIRDEEILLPGFVVMELIQGCKNKTEQRKIIKTLSFYRIEWPSSETCNNAMKVFADFHLQYNIGIIDVLIGQMAVELNLPLCTFNQKHYSCIPNISLSKPYKR; from the coding sequence ATGATATTAATCGATACTGACGTTATGGTAGATATTTTAAGAGAATATCCGCATGCAGTGAAGTGGCTTCGTTCTATTCGAGATGAAGAAATTCTTTTGCCTGGATTCGTTGTTATGGAATTGATTCAGGGCTGCAAAAATAAAACGGAACAAAGAAAAATAATCAAAACCCTTAGTTTCTATAGAATTGAATGGCCTTCCTCGGAAACATGCAATAATGCGATGAAAGTATTTGCAGATTTTCACCTACAATATAACATTGGCATAATAGATGTTCTAATTGGTCAGATGGCAGTTGAACTAAACTTACCTTTATGCACATTTAATCAGAAACACTATTCTTGTATTCCGAATATTAGCCTTTCTAAACCTTATAAAAGGTAA
- a CDS encoding DUF1801 domain-containing protein has product MEKDLIKIYKRLKKILKKYEKPLISKMDLDSKYDLWSIKDVEFAGRKRNEVFFAGLIIQSKYVGFYYMPVYVDTSLKEVFKPELLKLLKGKSCFHIKSLDDKLEKQIDFALKKGYAMYKKRGWV; this is encoded by the coding sequence ATGGAAAAAGATTTAATTAAAATTTACAAACGGCTCAAGAAAATCCTTAAGAAATACGAAAAGCCATTAATATCAAAAATGGATTTGGACAGCAAGTACGATCTCTGGTCGATTAAAGATGTCGAATTTGCCGGCCGAAAAAGAAATGAGGTTTTCTTCGCGGGACTTATCATTCAAAGCAAATATGTTGGATTTTACTACATGCCCGTGTATGTCGATACTTCACTGAAAGAAGTTTTCAAACCCGAGCTGCTGAAATTACTGAAGGGGAAATCCTGCTTTCACATCAAAAGTCTTGATGACAAACTCGAAAAACAAATCGATTTCGCACTCAAAAAAGGTTACGCCATGTATAAGAAGCGGGGATGGGTTTAA
- a CDS encoding tetratricopeptide repeat protein produces MGAETYFKMGYAYSKQQNYEEAIKAFKKANAIDPGDAKTIFYLGHAYSEIGNYHLAVKHYKRAIEIKPDYAEVYYNMSIAYAKLTSYDEAFKCFEVGVELNPSLKDIFEIMLYKMYDEAVDTYTKLIKVNPLDASSYFFLGKVYLYKKEYEQAIESFKKVVQLDPESADAFFMLGVAYYNLKLVDEAKRNLVQADEMGHASASLFLKEKGIDE; encoded by the coding sequence ATGGGAGCCGAGACATATTTCAAAATGGGTTATGCTTACTCCAAGCAGCAAAATTATGAAGAAGCGATTAAAGCCTTCAAGAAGGCGAATGCAATCGATCCGGGCGATGCAAAAACTATTTTCTATCTCGGGCACGCATATTCGGAAATAGGGAATTATCATCTTGCAGTAAAGCATTATAAACGCGCGATTGAAATTAAACCGGATTACGCCGAAGTCTATTACAATATGAGCATAGCGTATGCTAAGCTTACCAGCTATGATGAAGCGTTCAAATGTTTTGAGGTCGGCGTGGAGTTAAATCCATCGCTCAAAGATATTTTTGAGATTATGCTTTATAAGATGTACGATGAAGCTGTCGATACATACACAAAACTGATAAAAGTAAACCCACTCGACGCGTCTTCTTATTTTTTTCTCGGTAAAGTTTATTTATATAAGAAAGAATATGAACAGGCGATTGAATCATTCAAAAAAGTGGTTCAGTTGGACCCAGAGTCTGCAGATGCATTTTTCATGCTCGGTGTTGCGTATTACAATTTGAAGCTTGTCGACGAAGCAAAACGGAATCTCGTTCAAGCCGATGAAATGGGGCATGCAAGTGCTTCGCTCTTTTTGAAAGAAAAAGGAATTGACGAATAA
- a CDS encoding Txe/YoeB family addiction module toxin produces the protein MRKIILTNQALEDLNYFAQNDVKLLTKIFTLIKETLRTPFEGIGKPEPLKHKLSGCWSRRINDEHRLVYQVSESALTILSCRYHY, from the coding sequence ATGAGAAAAATAATTTTAACAAATCAAGCCTTGGAAGACTTAAACTATTTCGCACAGAACGATGTTAAATTACTCACAAAAATTTTTACTCTCATCAAAGAAACACTTCGTACTCCATTCGAAGGGATTGGAAAACCTGAACCTCTCAAACATAAGTTAAGCGGGTGTTGGTCGCGAAGAATCAATGACGAACATCGCTTAGTATATCAAGTTAGCGAATCGGCATTGACAATTCTTTCATGCAGGTACCACTATTAG